GTGGGGTGAGGAGTGGCCCTGGGGACCAGGAGTAGTGGGAGGGTGTCTGAGCACTTCAGATAAATGGTTGTGGGGTTCAGGGGAGGCTCCACTTTGTACAAGCCTGCAGCAGGCTGAGGAAGGGCTGAAGAGGTGGGCgctaaggagggagggaggctgctcCCAATGGTTGGCTGATGGGAGAGCCCTGCTCTGTGCCCCTCTTCACCTGGTGTGGTCCCGGCTTCCCACCAGGGGTCAGCACACTGCTGCACTCTGGCTGTTTTACTCTCTTGAGGAACTCTCCTGGGTTTCCCTGGCCCCTCCACAGCCCCTAGCTTCCTTTCTGTCCCACTTCTCTGAGCCCATCACTCCCCAGTTACCGTCATTTCATCCACCCGTCAGTGCAGGACCAGGCAGCCTCCCAGCCAGCCAGCCTGATGTCTCTCCTGAGCTGGGGAATCCCACAGCCTCCCTCACTTCCCAGCCTCATGAGCTTGGGCTGGGCAGCAGAAGGGGCCTCCTGCTGTCTTTCCTCTTCTCCTGCTGCCATTCAGTGCAAGGTCTCTGGTTTGGTTTCCAGGGGAAATGGGAGGGTTCAGAGGTTCGCTCCTTCTAATAAGTTTTCCCACATGTGTTAGCAAAGCTCTTCTCCAAGCCCACCTCCCCTGTTTTGTGGACCCCACCAAGTCTCCAGAGCCCCCCTATGCTCCCCTTAGATGggaatgctctccctccctccagcacAGCACCTGCATGCGTGGAACCGGGAACTCTCTGGGCTGGCCCCTCCTCCTACTGCTCCCTGGCAAACCTTGGACCTGCTCTTTCGGGTCCTACCTCTCATATACCCACCATGCCAACACCACTTTTTCCACAGGCGAGGCCCCTAGCCTGAGAGGCTCAGCTCATTACTCACCATCTCTTCCACCCTGTCTTCAcaccccttcctccaggaagactTCCTTCTCACCACCCTAAGCTATAGAGACAAACAGGCATGAGAACATCTTGGCCTTGCCAGGCGCCAGCTATGCTGCCTTAACCTAATTCTCAGTCTCTTTATCTGTCAAATAGAGAGAGCTTTCAGATGTACTGTGAGGTCTCAGTAAGGTAATGGGTGTGGAAGTGTTAGCACAGCACATAGGGACACAGAAGTCACctgtccttttttttattttttgagatggagtctcggtctattgcctaggctggagtgcagtggtgctatctcggctcactgcaatctccacctcccagattcacgcgattctcctgcctcagccttccaagtagctgggattacaggcacccaccaccatgcctggctaatttttgtatttttaaaagagacggggtttcgccatgttggccaggttgttcttgaactcttgacctcaggtgatccacctgcctcggccttccaaagtgctgggattacaggcatgaaccactgcgcccggccacctaTTCTTTTCTTGTGGTGCAGCTGCCACCCCCACTGCCCACCCCCAGCCTGATGATGGAAACCTGCCCTTGCTAGGCACACTGGCTGCTTCTGCAGGGCTCTGTGGGGACCTCAGACCAGAACCCTATCAGCAGGGCCATTCCCTCCCATGACCATGCATGAAGCCTGGAGTGGAGGCCTCTGTCCTTCCCTGGAATTGTCGGGAGCCCCTTCTGGCCTAGCATGGGGGAGGGGCTCCCACAGAGTTCCCTGAGGCTTTGAGAGGAGCAGAAGGCtggtgggaggcaaaggaggGGCGGCAGGGCAGGGGGAATACCGACCACACAATATTCTGAGTCCCTGCTCCTTTTcccatccacccccaccccctccgcCAAACACGATCCCTGGGTTAATTTTTAGCATCGCAGCTCGCACATTAGTCACTCCCTGTCACCCACCTACACGGCAGGAGGCTGCTGTGCTGGTGCCGTCATCCCATCAGCTGAGAGGTGGGATCTAGCCCCGCCCTGGGCACCCCTCACCCTCCCCTACGAACTCACGGCTGGCCAGGAGTCCCCATCAGCCTGGGTGAGGGGGCACTGACATCACTCCTGGGACTAGCTAcatggcagggggtggggacagACTGGTGGCCAAGGGACTTGGACTCTACTCGGAGGAGAAATCTAGGGAGGCCCCTGCAGCCTTCCACCCCCCTGTAAGGTGCCAGGCTATGCCCAGGCAGTTGGTCTCCTGGCAGCCTTGGATCTGGGAACGAAGGTGTGAGGGGGCCCCTCCCCTAGACCTGAGCCTCTGGGAGCCAATATTTGTCATCGCCACAGAGCAGCTGTTCAAACAGGGAGCTTGGGGAAGCTCCATTTTCTTAATCAAATGTCCTCCCTTCCTGGGACAAGGGAGGACAGGGTGGCCAGGTGCAGGTCCCCTGGCTGGGGCCACCACCCAGCCCCAAAGGGATTTTCAGAGAAGGGCCTACAGATGCCAGCTACAGATGGAGCAGAAGAGGGGCGGTCTCACCCAGTCCCTGGGGCTCAGAGGTGAGGAGGTGGTGGTTCCCCCTAGGCAGGGTTGGCCCCAAGGAAGCATTTACTCATCGGCATGAGTTAATAGTgcccctcctgtgtgccaggctctgttagACCCTGGAGGTGCAACTTCAAACAAGGCTGGGTTCCTGCCCTCACAAAGGcaagacagaaacaaaagaagtCAGTGCGATTCCCAATTGGGAGAAAGTGCtatgaagtaaaaaagaaaatagacaggcgcggtggctcatgcctgtaatcctagtactttgggaggccaaggcgggcggatcacctgaggtcaggagttcgagaccagcctggccaacatggcaaaaccctgtttctactaaaaatacaaaaattagctgggcatggtgggcgcctgtaatctcagctactcaggaggctgaggcaggggaatggcttgaacccaggaggcagaggttgcactccagcctgggtgacaagagtgaaactctgtctcaaaaagcaaacaaacaagcaaacaagcccAGAGGACTCAAGATAAAGAATAATGGGGTCagcagggcgtgatggctcacacctgtaatcccagcactttgggaggccgaggcaggaggatcatgaggtcaggagatcgagaccatcctggctaacacagtgaaaccccgtctctactaaaaatacaaaaacattagctgggcctagtggcaggcgcctgtagtcccagctactcgggaggctgatacaggagaatggcgtgaacccgggaggcggagcttgcagtgagtcgagattgtgccactgcactccagcctgggcgacagagcgagactccgtctcaaataaataaataaataaataagtaaataatggGAACTCAGGGAACTACTTCCTATTTGATCAGGCAaacctctctgaggaggtgatgtTTCAGCTGAGTTGTGAagaagagtgttccaggcagagaagACAGCATGGGTGAAGGCCAGAGACAGTAGAGAGCTTGACATACTTGAGGAATAGGAGCAGAAAGGATAGTGTGCTTAGATGTAACAAGTGACATGGAAGGAGAAACAATTTGAGATCAGAAGGAGAGGCAGGGACCAGATTCTAGAGGGATTCATGGAGGGCATCAGGATATAGTTGCAGAGGTTGGATACTGCACAAAAGGCTCCCAGTTACCAAACTGCTGGGGCTATGTGGCTGCTGTCAGCCTGGAGAAAGGGATGCTATGTCGTTATTTGTCTCCCCAGAAGGACATGTTATGGCCATGGTAAAGTGTTTGGaccttattcatttattccaggGAAAGGCATGATGAGTTTAAGCAGAGGAGGGTTGTGATCCAGtttcctttttgaaaagatcatgcTGACTGCTGTGTGCAGAAGGGATGCTCAAGgagcaaaagaagaaacagaaatgggACCCACTCAAAAAGCAAGAACCATGGTGCAGGCCAGGCCGGGAGGGTCTGCTCAGACCTCTCTCAAAGCCACCCTTTGCATGCTGGTTACTCCCCGGGAGGAGCACTGGAGCAGGGGCCTCAAGTCCCAGGCCCAGCTCTGACACTAGCTTGCTGTATGACTCCAGACAGGCACTTCAAAGAGGTCGCGGCCACCACTTGGAGATGCTTGAGCACACGCCATGTTGGCACATACTGTATTGAGGGTCTACCACGCGCTAGCGTCAGGCAAGAATAAAGCAGTGAAGACAGAAAAGGCTCCTGAGCCCTGCTGCCAGAAGCGTGCATCCTcctgggtggggagggcaggcaaAGATAAACCCATAAAAGTCAAGACAGTCTCGGATGGCGATGCATAGTCTGATGGGAATAAAACAGGGCTGTCACAGGGGAGGGTATGATTGTATTTACCACTGAGTGGGAAGGCCTTTGGGAGGCAGGGCTGAGGACTGAAGGAGCCACCTGTGGGAGGGGTAAGAGCAGAGACCCTGATAGTCTGAAGTGTGCCAGGTACAGCCAGCAGCGCAGCCAGAGCAGGGAGTGAGAAGCAGAGGCTGGCAGGGGTCAGAATCTCATcctgggaggccgggcgcggtggctcacgcatgtaatctcagcattttgggaggccaaggtgggcagatcacctgaggtcaggagttcgagaccagcctggccaacatggtgaaaccccggtctctactaaaaatacaattagctgggtgtggtggcacctgcctgtaacctcagctactcaggaggctgaggcgggagaatcacttgaacccgggagacggaggttacaatgaactgagatagggccactgcactccagcctgggcaacagagggagactccaactcaaaaaaaaaaaaaaaaaaaaaatctcatcctgGGAGTATGGGAAACCGCTGAAGACTGCTAGAACAAGAGTGATCCGTGACTGGGCCCGTCACAGGCCAGGTGGTAATGCCTCAGGTCCCTGCAGATCTGGCTTGTGCCCCTCAAGGGAGACCTCAGAAGCTGGGAAGAAAGGCATGCCAAATGCCGAGCACACGTATTTCTACAGGGATGGCTAAGGACTTGAGGCAAGCCTTGGCCACCACCTGCTTTGGGTATTTGGGGAGGGAGGCTCAAGTTGTGAAGAAGCGTGGGGCCTCCAGCTCAGGCCCATACATGTAAGTTTAAATCTCCCAGCCTATTTCCCTGGCTTCAGGCTGCAAGAAAACAAGATGTGTGTGTGCGTTGGGCGGGGGTTGGGATGGTGGAGTCAGAGCTTGCCCCAGCCCAATCCTCCCCCTCAGGCAGTCACCACACTGACACAGATGCAAAAAACCATCCATTTTATACAGTTTGTGGTTCAGAAGCAACAATATGCTGAACGGTGGAACAGTCTGTGCTGTCCCCACTCCACCTGAACTTGCCGGTTCCTGTCTCCCAAGGGGCACAGAACACAGGCCCCCTGCCTGGCAGGACCCGACTTAGTTACAGGCCCCTGGGAGGGGCGAAGCCCTTAGGGGTCGAGGCCAGGAGGGAGGAGGACCAGCACCTGATGCCCCTGGGGGCCCGCTGGGTCATGGAACTGTGAGTGTGGAGGGTGGGGGGTCAGCCCACCACGGGCCATTTCTCCCCAAGGCTAAGGGCGGGGGAGCAAGTAAAGCTGAGGAGAGGGCTGCATGGGATAGGGTTCCCATCCCCTGCTGGGAGGGTGTTCCTGGATACCCCACAAGGCACTACAGATGCAGACTGTAGGCGAGCACCCCCATCTTTGGCCCCCGATTGCCTGGCTCTCCCCCTGCTCCAGCTCCCACTGTGGTTTGgggggggagaagaggaggggctgggccccCAACTCCCTCAGCAGACACCAGCCAGGAACCGACCCGGCGGGCCGAGGCTAGCAAGGACCCTCTCCCGCTGCTCTGGGCTCCTGGGGTCCTCTTGGCTCGGCCTCCCCCTCTTTTAGTGCTGGCTGTtgcgaataaataaataaatacctccCTGCCCGCCCCCGCCCCTACAGCtggctctcctcctcctccagggagcgGTTGAGTCCGGGGATGAACTTGAGCAGCCGCCGGCGGAAGCTGCGGTACTTGGTTTTGCGCAGGCCGGGGCCGCATAGGACCTGCTCGCGGGCCTCAGTCCACAGCGCGCCCGGCGCGCCCCCGCCTCCGCCCCCGCCAGGGCCCGCGCACCGCACACTGGCGCTTCGGCTCAGCGCGGCCCGCGGCCCGGGGACCGGCCCCACGGCAGGGGTCTCGGCGGGGCCCGGGCCCAAGGCGCGGGccgggggcggcgggggcggcaGCGCCGGCGGCTCGGAGTCCCCGAAGAAGCACGTGTGGTAGACGGCGTCGTCGATGTCGCCCCTGGCCCGTCGGGCGCCTCCGCGGGGACGCCCGGGAACGGCGAGCAGAGGCCCGAAGGGCAGCGAGCCCGGGAGCAGGCCCGCGCCGTACAGGCAGGAGCGCACCGACTCCAGCGTGTCGTAGATGCTGGGATCcttcaccaccaggcctgcgCAGAGACGGGAGAGGTGGGAGGCGGGTCAGGCCTGGGCCGTGGTGTCCTCCGCAAAGGGTCGAGGGCATGGGCGGGGCATCCCTGCTCCGTCCTGCTGACCATCTCTGTGGCCCTGGCCAGGCACAAACCTGAGACCCTACTTCCCTCACCCGCAAATCAGGAATTATCACTCAGATCCTTATGGGGGCCGCTTAGCACAAACGGGCCTCGGAAAGAATGGACACAAACTCTTTGAGCCCTGGTGTTGCCCTCTGTAACGTGAAGATGACACTGTCTGTTACTTACCTGCAGAGGGCTCGTGTGAGAATAACCAGAAACGTGGGTGCGGCAGTACCCACAGTAGCAGTAGCTCAACAAACCTTGCTTTACTGTGGCGGTTTACTAGTAAACCCTTCTTTACTAGAACCCGCCAGTTCCGAGGGGGAAGCGCAGATGGGGTGTCTGTAGCAGAACAAGTGGCCCCTCACACCCCGGGATCTACTCACCATGCACCAGCCGCTGCTCCTGCACCATTAGGGACCTGTACTCTCCCCACTTCTCATACAGGGTTTGCTGCAAGAGACAGTCCCCACCCCACTGTCACAAGCTAGCAGGAAACTAGCAGGACGTGGGTACAGACGAGGGATCGGGGAGTAGACAGAAGAAACCTTCAGTTAAAGGAGATTCAGCTATAAGTGACCCCCCACAGGGCAGAGGCTTGGGAAGAGGAGGGTGGAGGCCGGACATTATCTAGGTTCCCCTACCTTCAGGTACTGCAGACGAGCCTCCAGTTCCGCCTTCCGAATTGATGTCCCATATAGAGTTTCCAGTCTGAGGTTGGGGAATCAAAGGCTGAGTGAGCCACAGGCTGAGGAAATACCAAGAggctgagctcaggaattcaggCACCTCGGCTCCTAGACATACCTGAGAACATTGCCTGATGCCTTAATGATGTCCACAATCTCTCGATGCCGGATGCCTTCCACATTCAGGCCATTGACGCTGGCGATGGTGTCCCCTGCCAGGCAGACAAGGGGGTTAGATTTGCTCCATGGGGCATGCTAGAATTCCGGCCTCCTACCTTAGCCAGAAAGGGGAGAAGGGTGGGTAGTAACTCCAAGGAATACTCCTGAACTCCCTCCTCCAACTCCTCATGGTTCTCGGTAGACCTCTGACATCTCTCATACTCGATCCAAACACACAGAACCACAGCCATTCTTCTGGGCCTGTAGTGATTACCAGGTTGTCCAGGCCCAGCACCCCAGCCAAAGGGCGGGGACCTCACACACCCAACACCCTCACTCTACCCTCAAGAAGTTCTGTCCCAAAGCTAAGCCCACCCAGGACCCTGGGCTGCCCTCAGATTTGGTTATTTCTGTCCAGTCCACGCTGGCCCTAAGACCCAGTCAATTCAGGGAAGGGCAGGTGAGCAGCACCCAGCTGGGAACCGACCCTGGCCCCAGGCATGGCAGGGCCTCATGGATCCACAGAGAATCAGTCCAGCCTCTGGTGATGGAAGAGAAGCACAGGGAATGACTGGCCCCCAGAGGGATAGTTCTGCTACCCTGCACCACTGGAGagcctcctgacctcaagtacaGTGTGCCCCATGTCAGGGCCCCAttcccatctgtaaaaagggGTATGGATCCCTGCTGTGGATGCTTCAGGGATGATGCAGAGGGAGAGTGGATCTGAAACTACCTTGAGAAGTTGTAGTATACCACTTGGCTACTGCTACCATTTAAATATGATTTGTcctcaaaactcatgttgagCCTTCATCCCCAACGTAACAGTATTGAGAGATGGTAGGACCTTCAAGAGgcatttggggccgggcgcggtggctcatgcctgtaatcccgcactttgggaggccgaggcgggtggatcgcctgaggtcaggagttcgagaccagcctggccaacaaggcaaaaccccatctctactaaaagtacaaaaaggagctgggcgtggtggccggtgcctgtaatcccagctactcgggaggctgaggcaagagaattgcttgaatctgggaggcagaggttgcagtgagccgagatcacgccattgcactccagcctgggcaacaagagtgaaagaaactctgtctcaaaaaaaaaaaaaaaaaaaaaaaaaaaagcatttgggcCATGAAGGGATCTGCCTAGTGAAGGGATCCATGCTGTTTTTGgggagtgagttcttgctctggcAAGACGGGTTTAGTTACCTGGCGGGTGGGTTGCTATAAAGGAAGATCACCTATGTTTTGTCTCTTTTGCATGTGCCTACTCACCACTCTTGCAGGCGTTCCTGCCATGAGATGTCATCCATCATGTCAGAACGCAGCATGAGGCCCTCGCCTGATGCGGCCACCCagtcttgaacttcccagcctccagaaccatgagctaaataaacctcttttctttataattacccaaTCTCACGTATTCTGTTATGgtaacagaaaatggactaagatagctAGCATGGGCTGCTGGTAAGTAGGAAGGAGGTAGGGGCTTAGGGGCAAAGATGGTGGAGGGGGGATTGATTCATACAGTTTCAGGCTGCCCTTCCTGGAACCTAGGGACTCTAGATCTGCTCAATCCAGGAGTCTCCTACTGAGGCATAATTTCCTTGTTAGAGGAAGTAACATattgctttgggaggcagaggcaacaggaggatcgcttgagcccaggagttcaaggttataatgagttatgatcatgccactgcactccagcctgggtgacagactgaggccctgtctcttaaaaaaacagtttttaatgtttttaaaagggaGTAACATCGGTTCCTCAGCGTTGGGCCCATATGGGGGCAGGATTGGCCTGATCCCCAATATCAAGCAGACTCAATGGAATGTTGCTTCTTCCCCGGCTCCTGCCCATGCTGACTGCCAGGTTGCTGGGAGGAatcagagcagcagcagcagcatccacCATTAATTAGGCCCTGGCGCTGTGCCCAGGGAATCCCCTTGCCCACACTGTGATGTTTGGATGCATTATTACCCTCATTTGGTAGATGGGGCTGTGCAAGATCACACAGTACATGGCAAATTTGCCTAGATCCAAAGTCCAGATTCTATCCATTCTTCTTTCTGGCCTTctcaaagaaggaaaaggaagaggaattgATTTCAGGAGAGATTTCTCACCCCCTTTGCTTGGGAGTAAGGTCATATCCCCTTCCCAGACCTGGGTGTCCTGGGCTCAGGCCCCACCTGGTGTGAGCCCAGCCAGCTGGGCAGGGCTAGACTCATGAACTCGGCAGACGAAGGTCACCATTTCCACACGCTGCTCCTCCCGGTGGTGAAGTCCATAAGTCTGTAATGGACAAGGGGACCCTCAGCCCAGGGTTGGGACAAGTCCGTTCATCCCTTAGGCTGGCCGTCCAACCCCCCCCAACCCCTGTGTGCAGCTTCTCCCACCTGGATCTCAAAGCCGAAGGTCTGGTTATCCTTCTTCTCCAACGTCAGCACTTTCCTGCAAGAGACACAGGGGTCAAGACAATCAGGATTAAAAGGTGTAGCAGTCCCATAGCTTGGGCCTCCCTGGATATTGACAACTGGTCTAGAACATTCCAGCAGGACTCAGTCTCCAGTGACAGCTCAGTCTCATCACAGATTATTGGAATGTCTTTCCCATACCCAACTGAAATCAGCCTCATGGAGCCACAGAGAACCAATCCAGCCTCTAGTGGTGGGAGGGAAGCACAGAGAAGGGCCAGTCCCCTGAAGGATGGGCCGGCTGAGTTTTTTAGCCACATCCCAGCTTTCCAGTGAGCCCTACAGTACCGCTTACTGACTAGCTAAGGCCCCAAATTCAGCCACAGCCTGGAGCCTCCTCTGTTCCACAGCTTTGGAGAGAGGactggccccacccccagaggccAGTCACGAGGCTCAGCAAGACCACAGCTGCTCCTCCCAGCTATGCTAGGGCCAGCCCACCAgatgtgggggctgggggaggggagcctcGAGGCCGCCCCTTCCCGCACTGAAGGCCTGCCCGCTGGACACAATGGTCTGGAGCTGCTCCAGATCCTCGCCTGCTGGGGGAGCCCAGTTTCCTctgcccactcccacccccttccttccctcccagccAGACGCAGAGTTAAAGCAGCCTCCAAAGGCCCCTTCAAGTAGCTCAGCCTCGGAAAGGCCCTGGAGCCCAGGCTTCTCCGCTCCCAGCCTGACCCAGATATTCCCCCAAATGCTGAGCAGCACCTCCCCACTCCAGCTCAAGCCCCTCTCACTGAACAGCAGGCCTTTCCCCTCTCTGTACTATTGGGGCAGGGAGCGGAGTGGCTGGGAGTTCCGCGTCTACCCCAGTGTTCTAGGGTTTTTTGgaagggtcagcaaactttttctgcaaagggccagatggtaaatactttaggctttcTTTGCAGGCCCCTTATGATCTCTCAtatattgttatttgtttttatttttacaactctttaaaaattattagctcAAGGGCCAAACAGGCCAATCTGTCCAGCAGGCCAGTTTGCTGATCCATTTTAGAGAAAGTCAAGCCCAAATCAGGGGTGGGACATGAGTAGGGAAGGGAAACTGTGGGGTCCCAGGGCCTGGTGTCAGCACCTACTTCTGCCCACACTCAGATCCCTCCTAAGACAGCTGTCACAGGCTGAGACCAGAAGAGGACTGACATTCTGGAGGCAGGGGCAGCCAGCCCCAAGCAGCTGGACACAGCCTGGCTAAGGTCTGGGACCATGgggtttgcccaggctgggagggcTCAGGGGAGCCCAGGAGGCCTGGGTTAGGACGTTCCCCATAGACTTTGCCTACACCCCCTCCCAACTCCCACATCCATTCATCCAGATCTCCCCAGGGAGTGGTAACTGGCAGGGACTGGGGGTGTGTTGAAGAGTACCTAATGACTCAAAAGTCCCTACCTCCTTTCTCTGCCACCCCCTTCACACAGCCCACACCCCCACCTGCCCTCACTCCCAGCCAGGAGCCATGCTTAAAGGCTAGGAGAATGACTACCCTCGCTAGGCTGAGATGCTGTCCTGGCACCCCCCAACCCAGCACCTCACCCCTTTGGACCATGGCAGGGGCTGGGTG
The nucleotide sequence above comes from Nomascus leucogenys isolate Asia chromosome 8, Asia_NLE_v1, whole genome shotgun sequence. Encoded proteins:
- the GRASP gene encoding general receptor for phosphoinositides 1-associated scaffold protein isoform X1; the encoded protein is MTLRRLRKLQQKEEAAATPDPAARAPDSEVAPAAPTPTPGPPAAAATPGPPADELYAALEDYHPAELYRALAVSGGTLPRRKGSGFRWKNLSQSPEQQRKVLTLEKKDNQTFGFEIQTYGLHHREEQRVEMVTFVCRVHESSPAQLAGLTPGDTIASVNGLNVEGIRHREIVDIIKASGNVLRLETLYGTSIRKAELEARLQYLKQTLYEKWGEYRSLMVQEQRLVHGLVVKDPSIYDTLESVRSCLYGAGLLPGSLPFGPLLAVPGRPRGGARRARGDIDDAVYHTCFFGDSEPPALPPPPPPARALGPGPAETPAVGPVPGPRAALSRSASVRCAGPGGGGGGGAPGALWTEAREQVLCGPGLRKTKYRSFRRRLLKFIPGLNRSLEEEESQL
- the GRASP gene encoding general receptor for phosphoinositides 1-associated scaffold protein isoform X2, with amino-acid sequence MTSHGRNACKSGDTIASVNGLNVEGIRHREIVDIIKASGNVLRLETLYGTSIRKAELEARLQYLKQTLYEKWGEYRSLMVQEQRLVHGLVVKDPSIYDTLESVRSCLYGAGLLPGSLPFGPLLAVPGRPRGGARRARGDIDDAVYHTCFFGDSEPPALPPPPPPARALGPGPAETPAVGPVPGPRAALSRSASVRCAGPGGGGGGGAPGALWTEAREQVLCGPGLRKTKYRSFRRRLLKFIPGLNRSLEEEESQL